The Triticum aestivum cultivar Chinese Spring chromosome 5A, IWGSC CS RefSeq v2.1, whole genome shotgun sequence genomic sequence CGGGTCAGCTCGGGGCTCCTCATGCtcggggagggggcgggggagatCTATGCGCCGAGGAGAGGACGACACCGGGGGGCAGGGGGTGACGGCGAGGCGGCAGGTGGGTGGAGGGTGGGCGGTGGCGCGAGGAGAGGGACGGCGCGGGGGGAGAGACAGGGGGGCGGCATGGTTTGGGGCCAAAAATGAGCTATGCGCGCGGTCGATTTGGGCCAAAAATGAGCTCTGCGCCCGTGTATTTTCGCTAAGTCCCGCCCTGGGTAAGCCGAGTGTCATAGCTAGATACATGGTttataatttatttttattttatttcaataTAAAATTTTATTAATTTCACTTTTAATAATTACTGtatttcactttattgtatttttattatacttaatttattttctttttattatatttttattttattgttttcaTAAATGAAACCTTTCCCCTTATTTCATTATTTTCATTGTTCAAGATATCGGCCGATATTCCGATAAACCGGCCGATTTATCGCTTCAGTGTCTGGCCGATAAGATAAATTGGCCGATATATGCCGATAAATCGgctgatatgccgataaactgacCAATTTACGCATTATCTCGAATCGACCGATAAGTTCCTGATAAGTGATATCCCCAATATTGATTATTTCATACATATATTAGGTCATTGTTACATGTCGAACCAACATTGGGTCGCACGCATGTGCGAGCGGTCTTCCTACCTTCTTTCGCACTGTTTAAATTATCGAAAAATCGTACAATGCCGGAAATCCTCGGGAGCTGGCACGCGTCATCAAATGCCCCCTATAAggtgtggtaaaagtttgggcACATTTCGAATAGGCCTCACATTAGGCCGCTTGTAAACTACACCATCTCCGAGGTAGTCTATGGGTACCAAGAGGGAACGAGACGGGTTTGTGAAAGTAGTCCGGGCCCTATTGCTCCGTTGGCCTCGGAACTTCTCGTGCTCTCAAAGAAGGCCATCGAATGACATGTGTCAGGCCACTACATTTTTCGGACCCGCCAAGAATATTTGAAAGATTTATTGCACTGCTAGTGTTTCGGCGCCGAAAATTGCAGGGGGGAAACGGTCGCGTCGGGTCGACACGGAGGGAATCTTGCGGTGCGTTTGGCCCGGACCTTGTTccgaagtgttcctatgggctaacctaccacaaccgggtggagagatcCATTGGCCAAAGCCCGTCCGatgaaagtcaaagggttagatctcCTGGTCAACCGCTGCATGGTTTGGCGGGACGGGGtccttgggggtagcaatgccaccggagcatcgcgcggggccctcatacatgccttaaggtatggtggcatgtccgaagaggcagcacgcggctctagggtgtggcccccctcacggacggcgatgacacggtataGTAAACGTTCTGCGGTAACTGTGTGGCGTGAATATTATTGAacactcggagcgcgataaaaacATGATTTTCTTACACGGCGTGCGCACATGTGATAAAGGACGGATGGTAATTTTTCGTAATTTTTGGTGAtgcagaagtatctgaacaattccctctatgcggattgctcttcgcatgtCTATGATTGTGgacggcggccttcgggggctagcgatgccgccaaatcttgcgtcggGGCCTCTTACACGCCTAGAAGTGTGGTGGCGAgtgcaaacacccggcacgcgtcCCCAGAGTGTGACCCCCTTCAcggacggcgccggcgccggcacatggaggggggaaacggcgGCGTCGGGTCGACACAGAGGGAACCTTGCGGTGCGTTTGGCCCGAACCTTATTCCGAAGctttcctatgggctgacctaccacaactgggtggagaggtcctttggtcaaagcccgtccggtgaAAGTCTAGGGGTTAGACCTCCTGGTCAACCGCTGCAGGGTTTGGCGGGACGGGGGCCTTGGGGGTTAGCAATGTCACCGGATCATCGCGTGGGCCCCTCATACATGCCTTAAGGTGTGGTGGCATGACCGAAGAGGCAacacgcggctccggggtgtggccccccctcacggatggcgatgacacggtatGGTAAATGTTCTGCAGTAACGGTTTGACGTGAATATTATTGAACAcccggagcgcgataaaattatgattTTCTTACACGGCGTGGGCACATGTGATATAAGACAGATGGTAAttattcataatttttggtgatgcagaagtatctgaacaattccctctacgcggattgctcgcCGCGTGTGTACGATTGTGGCCGGCGGCTTCCGGGGGCTagccatgccgccaaatcttgcgtcggGGCCTCTTACACGTCTAGAAGTGTGGTGGCGGGTGCCAACACCCGACACgcgtctccggagtgtgacccccTTCACGGACGGCGCCGGCACATGGATGaggggaaactgccgcgtcgggtCGACACAGAGGGAATCTTGCGGTGCGTTTGGCCCGGACCTTATTCCGAagcgttcctatgggctgacctaccacaaccgggtggagaggtccattggtcaaagcccgtacggtgaaagtcaaagggttagatctcctggtcaaccgctgcagggtttggcgggacgggggccttgggggttagcaatgccaccggagcatcgcgcGGGGCCCTCGTACATGCCTtaaggtgtggtggcatgtccaaagaggcagcacgcggctccggggtgtggcccccctgacagACGGCGATGACATTGTATAGTAAACGTTTTGCGGTAACGGTTCAACGTGAATATTATTGAACACTCAGAGTGCGATAAAATTATGATTTTCTTACACGGCATGGGCACATGTGATATAAGACAGATGGTAAttattcataatttttggtgatgcagaagtatctgaacaattccctctacgcggattgctcgtCGCTTGTGTAcgattgtggccggcggcctccgggggctagccaTGTCGCCAAATCTTGCGTCGGGGCCTCTTACACGTCTAGAAGTGTGGTGGCGGGTGCCAacacccggcacgcgtctccggagtgtgacccccTTCATGAACGGCGCCGGCGTCGGCACATGGAGGAGGGAAACGGCCGCGTCGGGTCGGCACAGAGGGAATCTTGCGGTGGGTTTGGCCCGGACCTTTGTTCCGAAGTGTTCCCATGGGCTGAACTACCACAACCGAGTGGAGAGGTCCATTGGTCGAAGCCCGTCCggtgaaagtcaaagggttagatctcctggtcaaccgctccagggtttggctagacgggggccttggggggtagcaatgccaccggagcattgcGCGGGGCCCTCATCCATGCCGtaaggtgtggtggcatgtccaaagaggcagcacgcggctccggggtgtggcccctgTCACGGACGGCGATGGCATAACATAGTAAACGTTCTGcagtaacggtgcggcgtgaatattattgaaCGCTCGGaccgcgataaaatcatgattttcttACATAGCATGGGCACATGTGATATAGGacggatggtaatttttcataatttttggtgatgcagaagtatctaaacaattccctctatgcggattgctcgtCGCATGTCTACGattgtggccggtggcctccgggggctagccatgccgccaaatcttgcgtcggGGCCTCTTACACATCTAGAAGTGTGGTGGTGGGTGCCAACACCCGGCACGCATCTCCGGAGTGTGACCCCTTTCACGGATGGCGCCCCCGCCGACACTTGGACGGGGAAACGACCGCGTCGGGTCGACATAGAGGGAATCTTGCGGTGGGTTTGGCCCGGACCTTGTTCCgaggtgttcctatgggctgacctgccacaaccgagtggagaggtccaatggtcaaagcccgtccggcaaaagtcaaagggttagatcttctggtcaaccgctccagggtttgGCAGGACGGGGGCCTTGGGGGGTAGCAATAACACCGGAGCATCGCGtggggccctcatacatgccttaaggtgcggtggcatgtctgaagaggcagcacacggctccggggtgtggcccccctcacggacggcgatgacacggtataataaacgttctgcggtaacggtgcggcgtgaatattattaaacactcggagcacgataaaatcatgattttcttacacggcgtgggcacatgtgatataggacggatggtaatttttcataatttttggtgatgcagaagtatttgaacacttccctctatgcggattgcgcTTCACGTGTCTACGATTGTGATCGGCGATTTCCGGGGGCTagccatgccgccaaatcttgtgtcgAGGCCTCTTACACGTCTAGAAGTGTGGTGGCGGCTACGTTAGGGTGTCGAAAGAGTCATCAAAATATTAAAAATGGCGTTAAATTAAGAATTTCACAAATAAGACACATGAAAACTAGCCAACAGAAAAATAGGTGAGAATAATAATACTAATTAAGTAGTAAATATAAATGCAATGAAAACCATCTTAAACCAATTTCGCACAAATGCTACCGTTGCAAAAAAACCGCAAAAATGTAAGCCTAGTGCTTTTGTCGGACACACGGCTTACATTTCCTATAAGCCGAGTGCCTGTTTCGGGCACACGACTTATATGTGCTATAAGTCGGGTGCCTTCTTCGGACACACGGCTTATAGGCTGCTCCGTGACGGGCGCCGTCAACCACTGCCGTTGCAGACACGTGGCAGAGGTCTTTGCCGAGTGTGTGCTGTAAGCCGGGTGCCTTTTCCCGTAGATACCGTGTGTTTCATGTTAGCCGTGAGCTTTTTTGCGAAACTCGGCTTATAGATGACCATAAGCCGAGTTCTTTGTATTTACCGGGTGTTTTTTCCTCGAGACTTGGCTTAGAGGAGCATAAGCCGGGTGCACGAAAAAAAGCACTCGGCTTATAGGATAACACACGGGAAACTGGGATTTTCCTGTAGTTAATATCTTATaggcgaactaaaaaggaccgaagggagtaccaTTCCCGCAAAAAAGTAATTaatatcttaccaaataccaacatGCAACATATATCTTGTCTAATATAACGTACAACTAATACCCTACCTAATATAAACGTGtattgcacgtacattattactagtcTTAACAACAAAATGAAGTAGGAATCCATATGGGTACGTACGCATGCATCCTTGTACGTACGTACGTACTCCCTGGAAAGATTTACGGCGGTTCGTTCCACTCCCCCGCACCCTTCGGTGGTATCACTTTTAGAAATGGCGGGATGCAACGAACCCTAGTAGGCGGCGCATGCCCCGTACGCCGGCGTACGACGCGATACTCCTTCCGCCGAGAGATACACCAGGCGTAGGAGCTAGATGCCGGATGTTGGCGCCTTTGCCACCGCATGTACAAAGAAAATTAGCAGGAAACCCCCGTGTACGGTCAGATCGACCCCAACGTACGGCTTAGGGTTAACCCCAACGGCGAACACGACACAATCGGTAGCAGCGGCGCCATTGCAAGAGGGTCGGTCGACGGTGGATTCCCATCGATCCGAGAAATAAGATGGGCGCGGGTGCGGAGAGATCCAGCAACAAAAGAACCATGGCGGCCGATCCGACCAGCCGAGACGATCCcttgccggagaagaagaagaaggtggtggatcTGGGGAGCGACAGTGACGAGGACTTGCCTAATCCGTCACAATGGGCGGGGGTTAATCCCGATTCCTTCGGCGATGACTACTTGGCCAAGATGGAAAAGGCTAGACTCGACGAAGAATCAGGTATGAATATGATCGCACGATTCCCGACCACCATCCAATTTGTCATCAGTTTACTACTCTAGCGTTGGCGCCCGCTAGCTGGCGGCGGGGTTGCAGGCGTCGCGCCACGAGCTCTGGTGCGGCGTGGCTCCCCGGCGGCGTCTGGAAGCGGATTCGGGGCTGCCCTTGGGGATCTGGCGTGGGGAAGGGATGGCTTGTGGCGGGAGGCGGGCTGGTGGTGCGTGGTGTTGAGGCCGGGGGTCGCGACGAGGGCGCCGGTGGACGGCCTGATTGAGCAGCTCCGGAACTTTGGTTTTATGATCTTGGGCTGGGAGAAATCCCTGCTTCATGACGCTGAGGCTAGCATGGCAACGTCCGTGGACTCCCTCCCTCGTGCTCAAGGGAAACCCTTGGTTCGGCCTTCGGACCAGGCGGCGGCGACCTGGAATTCCGTCGTTCCCTCCTTGGTGCTCGAGGAGTCCCGGTGGCATGGCTCTTATCGGTGTCGGCTACTACTTTGGGCGTGGTCCTCCGAGGCGCAATTAATGTACACCATCGCCGGAGCTCTCTCGATGATGACTCCTGTAGGTTTGCCCAGGCCCTACCGTCCACTTACTGACTTCCTCTTGGCGTAGTGGGTGGGGTACGTTGGTCTGTGTTGTCCTTGAGTCTTGGCATTGTTGTAGAGGTCTCTGCCGTCCATCATGACATGCCTAGGTGGAGCATGCATTGTAGTTCCTGTGATGGGTGCGTTTGGTGGATATGGATTCTAATCCTTGTGATTGGCATTGTAATGGCCGAAAGGCGTTGTATGTATCCGGCTTCTTTGCCGCTTCTTCTTCAATATATGATACGCATGCTTATGCGCATTGTAGAAAAAAGTAATAACGCAACTGTTCAATTAATTACCCTCGATATATATATTTATGTTCTACTTCTGCCTGTAGCTCCCCGCCCTGTGAAAATTGCTACGCTCGACTACTACAAACCTGCCACCAGGTTTCACACCATCGAGCTTTTCCCCGTCTTTCGATCCGGAAGCAAGGCTGTGCTCCTCGCTGCGAAATTTCTTCTAGGGATTTCATCCTCTCGTGGTACTTTTATATGTATCCTTGTACACTCTATGATTTGGATTAGTTGATCCGTCGTCGCGCAACTTAACATATATATTGTGTTTGAATCACACAGATGGTGAACCGCTAAGAAGGTGCTCTGGCTTCTGGGTCGATTGGGATGAGGAGAAGAAAACTGGCCTTGTTTTGACAACTGCGCGGCTGATTCGCACAAAGGATGCTCCTTACAGTGTCTGGTCAGGCGGTGAAGAGTATGCTACAGATGCTGATGTGAGTCAATGTGCTTTTTCTATTAATTTCTATATATGCATGTACTATCTTTTACAGCTGGTTCCATCTAAAAAAATGATAATCTTGTATTGCAATTCACATGTTTTTTGTGTGTGCTATTGGCCTTTTCTAATAACGAAATGGAAACAAAACACACCTTCGCTTACCAAAAGTCGTATATAATCTGTTCTGCAACCATTTTTAGGTCACTGTTCATTTGCTAAATGGCACCAGTGCAAAGGGCCAGCTGGTCTATCTCCAGCCCCACTACGATCTCGCTTTCCTGAGCGTTCAGGAGGATCAACCAATCAACTTACCATCTTTGAATGAAAAAGATGTAGAATTTGCTCAAGAGGTTTTTCGGCTCGGAAGAGACAATTCCTTAAATCTAAGGATAACATATGCCAGGGCAGAATATTTGAATCCAACCATGTTTGAGCGGCACCACAATGTATACTTCCGTTCTCCAGATGGCCATGGTGATGATAATGAGGTGATATATCTTATCATTAGATAGTATTATACACATTTGGTAcagttttgagttttgtgtgatgtCATCTTTATGTTCTATATTGCAATCTATTGTTATAACATTTTTTTTGTTCTTGCAAACTTTCATATATGTTGCCAATATGAATTGTTGCTGTTTGACTATGGGGGGCCAGTTATTGACCTGCGTGGAGAAGTTGTCGGAATGGTCAACGTCCCTAAGAGATTTGGGTCTTTCATACCTTCTTCCATTTTGCTCAATTGTTTGGATTCATGGAAGAAATATCAGTACGTTTTCTCTCTCAGTGCTGTGATAGTATTAGACTAATGTGGTGTCTCCTAATTGTTCTTTTTACGTATTTTTAGGAGTCATTATTTTTAGTAGTATCTATTTTCTCACTTTTATGAAATTTAATGACCATAAGTTGTGTAAAGATTTTCAAAGAAAATATCATCATCATCTCGTTTGAACATGTGGCTACAGTAAATAATTTAGCAATAATGCTCATTTGTAAGAAAATCAAGAACTAGATCTTTGATGGGGCCTAGATAGGAAGAAACAAGTAGAACGGCGCTGAGAGTGCAAAATGTGTTACTTTTACGTAATATCAAATCCACTCTATGAGTTTTTGTCAACTACTATGAACGATTCATCCCTGTTGGGCCTTTCTGAACTCTATTTGAATCAAAATATTTGATTATTGTTGATTTTTTAACATGTTAGATGGAAGCCTGGTTCCACCAAAGATATGTTAAATGATGATTATCTGATTTGATGTAGGCACATCGCCCGGcctcatcttggaatgatgtttaAGGACATCAAACTTCTAGAACCTGCTCATGTTGACATGTTATGGCGTATGTTTAACATTGATGATGGTCTTATTGTTCAAGAGGTAGGTAATGACTTCCTGAAAGTGCTCAATTTCTCATCTGTGTAAAGGTTAATTATTGACATTTGAACATTAGGTGTCGGGAGGGTCGCCTGCTGAGAAATTTGGAATCCAAAAAGGTGATATTATCGAATCTTTCAATGGAAAGCATGTTTCTTCCACAATTGAGGTGAGTGAATTAGAGATTTGTTAGGTAaacaaattgaaaataaatttaaTTTGTGTGATATTTAGTAACTTCACGGTCTTGACTAGAATGTTTTTGTTTCCTGCAATTATCAGTTGGAAAATACACTGATGAGCATATACAAGGGAACTTTAGATGCTGAAGTTCGTATTTTTGTAAGTTCATTTCTATATATGAGGGCGGTTTTCTTGATCCCGGCCATACATTTATTTGTACCGAAGTATTATTAGCAAAATGCTAGCTCTAAGAGATGTGTTTGGCAAACTCCGTAGGTTGGGGTGTTTCACACACTCAAAGAACAATGGAGCACCATAGAGTTGACTGCAAAAttatcagaacttggagaagtTATTACAAGAGGTGCAAATCTCCTTTTTTAACTAGCCCCGTCTACAGATTATTATGTCAATTCTCAAGCATGTATGTTCTATTTTTTTTGTACACACCTATTATCCAGACAGAATGCTATCACTAAGTATGCAAGCTCATGTGCATTGTGCAATACATTCTTACATGACACACATCTGATGTGTAAAATATCACACCAAACCATACACTATTATGATATTTTGGAAGTTTACGATTTTTATAAACAGGTGGTGTGCAGCAAGTAAGTTGTACAGAACAGACTTCACCCATGTTTTTTTACCAAAGTGTCCATATTCCATTTGTAGACTTGGAAGTTTTAGGATTTTTTGGAACAAGAGATGCATGTCTGGGTTTTGTGGCACTAACTTTGAGTTGTGTGACATTTTGCAAAGAATGTGGATTAAACATTGCTTTCACGTTTGCTCTTAGTTTTCTTTCTGGATATGCACTACAGGAAAAAACTTTTAAGCCGTGTACCCAAAGAACTCGGCTTATATCGATATAAACTCGGTTTATATATAAGCCGAGTAAAACTCCCGGCTTATATGACACG encodes the following:
- the LOC123106231 gene encoding uncharacterized protein; translation: MGAGAERSSNKRTMAADPTSRDDPLPEKKKKVVDLGSDSDEDLPNPSQWAGVNPDSFGDDYLAKMEKARLDEESAPRPVKIATLDYYKPATRFHTIELFPVFRSGSKAVLLAAKFLLGISSSRDGEPLRRCSGFWVDWDEEKKTGLVLTTARLIRTKDAPYSVWSGGEEYATDADVTVHLLNGTSAKGQLVYLQPHYDLAFLSVQEDQRKKYQHIARPHLGMMFKDIKLLEPAHVDMLWRMFNIDDGLIVQEVSGGSPAEKFGIQKGDIIESFNGKHVSSTIELENTLMSIYKGTLDAEVRIFVVCSK